One window of the Nicotiana tabacum cultivar K326 chromosome 4, ASM71507v2, whole genome shotgun sequence genome contains the following:
- the LOC107782882 gene encoding uncharacterized protein LOC107782882, with product MDFLSLTRRELQVLCKKNKIPANITNVAMADALASLDTVDGIEEFLSPCESETANSSSMASPEKSEKVSASVPRTLTMTRGRARGTTAKAVNEAKIEMVETPALPTTRRRRAAATSVRSKLESSMKECESDEHIGDQIMMEKKEVSKTPAAVHSSRRREVKAKSSVSQVYSTRRSTRLAGKTSSESITQENEKSGTITYDAYSEDDDENSEVDSKQHSSHENEDLDRNGIDLKEAEESLDVNKDSEILSVQDSNVLVENVMEVEVGVQEVSAGSLAVDVLNEEAEKDLEVEVSYHSNNGLEEVYAKEDNVLENGIQMVSVEEESGGLHSKMTDVELLEDSVVDAFNSENENQIEAMNEVNGNKQIEGSAAKEVNDGEAETKDEDIQNKIQDLGHDAKTRLDFPDVALSKQLTQENQPHWDEVFDFEEDNVAEENHDDEIYECEVDNGTESNSDDSGEGELMGQKKEKGETNVSGSLQCSKDVSEANVELPGDELMDKSEVDDDEANVDNTAVAPLFPLVSLVLNAKSTGEVESFNAETNLNSLDIDLSGQLNREMEAKASEGLHLLQDVSEANIEFAGEEPIKEFEVDDAQTDVDPAAHPPVASPIPNTASKSVSTLILEPVYNLSASSTMNAVLITETSCLTPVKISSSKTPMKKSMSKASAAAKVAQIHDDKENIDNSGRKVVQTKEKSKKNKSNAGNNSKQSLQDLSLRQLTKMLKEMHISKDPKIMDSTNTKVASSRPALQTLPENR from the exons CTCGACACT GTCGATGGTATTGAGGAGTTCCTGAGTCCATGTGAATCCGAAACTGCAAACTCTTCATCCATGGCGTCTCCTGAAAAGTCGGAAAAAGTATCAGCGAGTGTACCTCGTACCTTGACTATGACACGCGGGAGAGCAAGAGGAACGACGGCCAAAGCCGTCAATGAAGCAAAGATTGAGATGGTTGAGACTCCTGCCTTGCCAACTACCAGAAGAAGAAGGGCTGCAGCAACTTCAGTTCGTTCAAAATTGGAAAGCTCGATGAAAGAATGTGAATCAGATGAGCACATTGGTGATCAGATTATGATGGAAAAGAAAGAGGTTTCGAAGACACCAGCAGCTGTGCATTCTAGCCGAAGAAGGGAAGTGAAGGCAAAGAGTTCAGTCAGCCAAGTGTATAGCACCCGTCGATCAACTAGGTTAGCTGGGAAAACTAGCtctgaatcaatcacacaagAGAACGAAAAATCGGGAACCATTACATATGATGCGTATTCGGAAGACGATGATGAAAATTCGGAGGTGGACTCTAAGCAGCATTCTAGTCATGAGAACGAAGATTTAGACAGAAATG GTATTGATTTGAAAGAGGCAGAAGAGAGTTTGGATGTCAATAAAGATTCGGAGATTTTATCAGTTCAAGATTCAAATGTCTTGGTAGAAAATGTAATGGAAGTGGAAGTTGGTGTTCAAGAAGTAAGTGCCGGTAGCCTTGCAGTTGATGTCTTGAACGAAGAAGCAGAAAAGGACTTGGAGGTAGAAGTATCTTATCACAGCAACAACG GGCTTGAAGAAGTATATGCAAAAGAAGATAATGTACTTGAAAACGGGATACAAATGGTTTCTGTCGAAGAGGAATCTGGGGGTCTGCATTCTAAAATGACGGACGTTGAGCTCCTTGAAGATAGCG TTGTTGATGCATTCAACTCTGAGAATGAGAATCAAATTGAGGCCATGAACGAAGTGAACGGAAACAAACAAATAGAAGGATCTGCTGCAAAGGAAGTGAATGATGGAGAGGCAGAAACAAAAGATGAAGATATTCAGAACAAAATCCAGGACTTGGGTCATGATGCAAAGACTAGGCTAGATTTCCCTGACGTGGCCTTGTCCAAGCAGTTGACCCAAGAAAATCAGCCCCACTGGGACGAAGtctttgattttgaggaggaTAATGTTGCAGAGGAAAACCATGATGATGAGATATATGAATGTGAAGTGGATAACGGAACAGAATCTAATTCTGATGATTCAGGAGAAGGAGAATTGATGGGACAGAAGAAAGAGAAGGGGGAGACAAATGTTAGTGGAAGTCTTCAGTGTTCGAAAGATGTTTCAGAAGCTAATGTAGAACTTCCTGGAGACGAACTGATGGACAAATCTGAAGTTGACGATGATGAGGCTAATGTGGATAATACTGCTGTTGCTCCTCTTTTCCCCTTGGTTTCTCTTGTTCTCAATGCCAAATCAACGGGAGAAGTTGAAAGTTTTAATGCAGAAACTAACTTGAATTCTCTTGATATTGATTTGTCCGGGCAGTTAAACCGTGAGATGGAGGCTAAGGCGAGTGAAGGTCTTCATCTTCTGCAAGATGTTTCAGAAGCTAACATAGAATTTGCTGGAGAAGAACCCATAAAAGAATTTGAAGTTGATGATGCACAGACTGATGTGGATCCTGCTGCTCATCCCCCAGTGGCTTCACCTATACCTAATACTGCCTCAAAATCTGTCTCCACTTTGATACTGGAACCAGTGTATAATCTGTCTGCCTCGTCAACAATGAACGCGGTTCTCATCACTGAGACAAGCTGTTTGACACCAGTTAAGATATCTTCAAGTAAGACACCTATGAAGAAATCCATGAGCAAAGCATCAGCAGCGGCAAAAGTGGCTCAGATCCATGATGACAAGGAGAATATAGATAACAGTGGCAGAAAAGTCGTTCAGACAAAAGAGAAgtcgaagaaaaacaaaagcaATGCTGGCAATAACAGTAAGCAATCTTTGCAAGATTTAAGCTTGAGGCAGCTTACAAAAATGTTGAAGGAGATGCATATTTCAAAAGATCCTAAAATAATGGATAGCACTAACACTAAG GTAGCAAGTTCAAGACCAGCTTTGCAGACACTTCCAGAAAACCGCTGA